The Primulina eburnea isolate SZY01 chromosome 18, ASM2296580v1, whole genome shotgun sequence genome segment CAACTTCGAAAACCGGGAAACACGGGCATGCTAAATGTCACTTTGTTGCGATAGACATTTTCACTTCGAAGAAGCTTGAAGATATTGTCCCCTCTTCTCACAACTGCGATGTATGCATTGTATTCTTTATCATCCATTTAAACGCGTGTTAAATGCTCATATGCGGAATGAGAATCACGGTAGTTTTCATTGAATTACAGGTGCCACACGTTAATCGCACCGACTATCAGCTTATTGATATCTCCGAGGATGGATTTGTACGGacttaaatcatttaaactcaaTGTTTTTCTAGATTTGGATCTGCTAGCCAAATCGTGGAACTCAAAGTTTTTGCTTTTTAGCTTTCATTATGTGGTCTAAAGTTGAGTGATGTGATTATGCAGGTGAGTTTGCTGACTGAGAATGGCAATACTAAAGATGACTTGAGGCTTCCTACCGATGATAATCTACTTGCTCAGGTTAGACATTTCAACTTTTTCTTCATCTGCTAATAATTGATGGTTTATCATTTATAAATTTCAACGAACATCCTCCTATTtctgatataaaaaaaaattacagatTAAGGATGGGTTTGCTGAGGGTAAGGACCTGGTTGTGAGTGTTATGTCTGCAATGGGAGAGGAGCAGATCAATGCACTCAAGGATATCGGACCGAAGTAGATCTTTTTTCCATGATGGAGGTTGGAGTTATGGTTCTTGAGTTCAAATGTGATAAAATTTATAGAAATTGTAAAGGATGGGAAGACTACGGACCGGTTTGGTACTTGGACACCGAACTATCGATGGTTGAGTCCTCCACTTTTCTTTCATCTCAGTGTTTTGTTCACTTCTGAATCTCATCTTGTGTTTATCATGTGGTCTAAGGTT includes the following:
- the LOC140819990 gene encoding eukaryotic translation initiation factor 5A-4, whose translation is MSDEEHHFESKADAGASKTYPQQAGTIRKNGYIVIKGRPCKVVEVSTSKTGKHGHAKCHFVAIDIFTSKKLEDIVPSSHNCDVPHVNRTDYQLIDISEDGFVSLLTENGNTKDDLRLPTDDNLLAQIKDGFAEGKDLVVSVMSAMGEEQINALKDIGPK